A single Pseudomonas sp. MM223 DNA region contains:
- the pyrE gene encoding Orotate phosphoribosyltransferase (*Name pyrE) codes for MQPYQRDFIRFAIDRGVLRFGEFTLKSGRTSPYFFNAGLFNTGSALAELGRCYAAAIVDSKIPFDVLFGPAYKGIPLAATTAVALADQHQLDVPWCFNRKEAKDHGEGGSLVGAPLAGDVLIIDDVITAGTAIREVMQIINAQQAKAAGVLIALNREERGNGELSAIQEVERDFGIPVVSIVSLTQVLEFLADDPQLKQHLPAVEAYRAQYGI; via the coding sequence ATGCAGCCGTATCAGCGCGACTTTATCCGTTTTGCCATCGATCGCGGGGTACTGCGTTTCGGTGAATTCACCCTGAAATCGGGGCGTACCAGCCCGTATTTCTTCAATGCCGGCCTGTTCAACACCGGTTCTGCACTGGCCGAGCTGGGGCGGTGCTATGCCGCAGCCATTGTCGACAGCAAGATCCCGTTCGACGTGCTGTTTGGCCCGGCCTACAAGGGTATCCCTTTGGCGGCGACCACTGCCGTGGCCCTTGCCGATCAGCATCAGCTTGACGTGCCATGGTGCTTCAACCGTAAAGAAGCCAAGGACCACGGCGAAGGCGGCAGCCTGGTTGGCGCGCCGCTGGCCGGTGATGTGCTGATCATCGACGACGTGATCACTGCCGGTACCGCCATCCGCGAGGTCATGCAGATCATCAACGCCCAGCAGGCCAAGGCCGCTGGCGTGCTGATCGCGCTGAACCGCGAGGAGCGCGGCAATGGCGAACTGTCGGCGATCCAGGAAGTGGAGCGCGACTTCGGTATCCCGGTGGTCAGCATCGTTTCGCTGACCCAGGTGCTGGAGTTCCTGGCCGACGACCCGCAACTGAAGCAGCACCTGCCGGCTGTCGAGGCTTACCGGGCGCAGTACGGGATCTGA
- the exoA gene encoding Exodeoxyribonuclease (*Name exoA) translates to MRIISVNVNGIQAAAERGLLSWLQAQNADVICLQDTRASAFELDDPAFQLDGYFLYACDAEVPAQGGVALYSRMQPKAVITGLGFETADRYGRYLQADFDKVSIATLLLPSGMNGDEDLNQKFKLMDDFAKYLDKQRRKRREYIYCGSFYVAQQKLDIKNWRDSQQSPGFLAPERAWMDAITGEMGYVDALREVSREGDQYSWWPDNEQAEMLNLGYRFDYQILTPGLRRFVRNARLPRQPRFSQHAPLIVDYDWTLTI, encoded by the coding sequence ATGCGGATCATCAGTGTGAACGTTAATGGCATTCAGGCTGCGGCCGAGCGTGGTTTGCTCAGCTGGCTACAAGCCCAGAATGCCGACGTCATCTGCCTTCAGGATACCCGCGCCTCGGCCTTTGAACTCGATGACCCAGCTTTCCAGCTCGATGGCTATTTCCTTTATGCCTGCGACGCGGAGGTGCCTGCCCAAGGTGGTGTGGCCCTTTACTCGCGCATGCAGCCCAAGGCAGTCATCACCGGCCTGGGCTTCGAGACAGCCGACCGCTACGGGCGTTACCTGCAAGCAGATTTCGACAAAGTCAGTATTGCCACCCTGCTGTTGCCTTCGGGCATGAACGGCGACGAAGACTTGAACCAGAAGTTCAAGTTGATGGACGACTTCGCCAAGTACCTGGACAAGCAGCGTCGCAAGCGTCGCGAATACATCTATTGCGGCTCGTTCTACGTGGCGCAGCAGAAGCTCGACATCAAAAACTGGCGTGACAGCCAGCAGTCGCCGGGCTTCCTGGCGCCGGAACGCGCCTGGATGGATGCGATCACCGGCGAGATGGGTTACGTCGATGCCCTGCGCGAAGTCAGCCGTGAAGGCGACCAGTACAGCTGGTGGCCGGACAACGAACAGGCCGAGATGCTCAACCTGGGCTACCGGTTCGACTACCAGATCCTCACCCCAGGCCTGCGCCGCTTCGTGCGCAACGCTCGCCTGCCGCGTCAGCCGCGCTTCTCCCAGCATGCGCCGCTGATCGTGGACTACGACTGGACGTTGACCATCTGA
- the rph gene encoding Ribonuclease PH (*Name rph) produces MKRPSGRAADQLRSIRITRNYTKHAEGSVLVEFGDTKVICTVSVENGVPRFLKGQGQGWLTAEYGMLPRSTGERNQREASRGKQGGRTLEIQRLIGRSLRAALDMSKLGDITLYVDCDVIQADGGTRTASITGAMVALCDALAVIKKRGGLKAGNPLKHMIAAVSVGMYQGEAVLDLDYPEDSAAETDLNVVMTSAGGFIEVQGTAEGAPFQPEDFNAMLALAQKGMNDIFELQQAALAD; encoded by the coding sequence ATGAAACGTCCAAGTGGTCGCGCCGCCGATCAGCTCCGCTCGATCCGCATCACCCGCAACTACACCAAGCACGCCGAAGGGTCGGTACTGGTAGAGTTCGGTGACACCAAGGTCATCTGCACGGTCAGCGTGGAAAACGGTGTGCCGCGCTTCCTCAAAGGCCAGGGCCAAGGCTGGCTGACCGCCGAATACGGTATGCTGCCGCGCTCCACCGGTGAGCGTAACCAGCGCGAAGCCAGCCGTGGCAAGCAAGGTGGCCGTACCCTGGAAATCCAGCGCCTGATCGGCCGTTCGCTGCGCGCCGCGCTGGACATGAGCAAGCTGGGTGACATCACCCTGTATGTCGACTGCGACGTGATCCAGGCCGATGGCGGTACCCGTACCGCGTCCATCACCGGTGCCATGGTTGCCCTGTGCGACGCCCTGGCTGTAATCAAGAAGCGCGGTGGCCTCAAGGCCGGCAACCCGCTCAAGCACATGATCGCTGCCGTGTCGGTGGGCATGTACCAGGGCGAAGCCGTGCTCGACCTGGACTACCCGGAAGACTCCGCTGCCGAAACCGACCTGAACGTGGTGATGACCAGCGCCGGTGGCTTCATCGAAGTGCAGGGTACCGCCGAAGGCGCGCCGTTCCAGCCTGAAGACTTCAACGCCATGCTGGCGCTGGCGCAAAAAGGCATGAACGACATCTTCGAGCTGCAGCAGGCCGCGCTGGCTGACTGA
- a CDS encoding hypothetical protein (UPF0701 protein HI_0467) yields the protein MGGLGAEAPLRYNPAPCSREAPTVHSSKRGTPHGAQHDRFCSCRARRQPRHPDLGLRSVNHRYLEPHLRLPEALRDLEGAVREGLRQGVSRGKVECTLRLNEDSNGKPLKVDRERAAQLVAAAEEVAGLIKQPAPLNPLEVLSWPGVLVADTSDPQALNAEAMALFDEALAELKAGRQREGQELARLINERLDNMTSEVTTLRALVPQMLAAQRQKILDRFGDMQAELDPQRLEQEMVLLAQKSDVAEELDRLSTHVTEVRRVLKGGGAAGRRLDFLMQELNREANTLGSKAFDPRSTQAAVNLKVLIEQMREQVQNIE from the coding sequence ATGGGTGGATTGGGCGCCGAGGCCCCACTGCGCTACAATCCTGCGCCTTGCAGCCGAGAGGCTCCCACCGTTCATTCATCTAAGCGAGGTACTCCCCATGGTGCACAGCATGACCGCTTTTGCTCGTGTCGAGCGCGCCGGCAGCCAAGGCACCCTGATCTGGGGCTGCGTTCGGTCAACCACCGTTACCTGGAGCCACACCTGCGCCTGCCCGAAGCCCTGCGCGACCTCGAAGGCGCCGTGCGTGAAGGCCTGCGCCAGGGCGTTTCGCGGGGCAAGGTGGAATGCACCTTGCGCCTCAATGAAGACAGCAACGGCAAGCCGCTGAAGGTAGACCGCGAGCGCGCCGCACAGCTGGTTGCAGCCGCCGAGGAAGTGGCCGGCCTGATCAAGCAGCCGGCACCGCTGAACCCGCTGGAAGTGCTGTCGTGGCCGGGTGTGCTGGTGGCCGACACCAGTGACCCACAAGCGCTGAACGCCGAAGCCATGGCCCTGTTCGACGAAGCACTGGCCGAATTAAAGGCCGGGCGCCAGCGCGAAGGCCAGGAACTGGCCCGCCTGATCAACGAGCGCCTGGACAACATGACCAGCGAAGTCACCACCCTGCGCGCCCTGGTGCCGCAGATGCTGGCAGCGCAGCGGCAGAAGATTCTCGACCGGTTCGGCGACATGCAGGCCGAACTCGACCCGCAGCGCCTGGAGCAGGAGATGGTGCTGCTGGCCCAGAAGAGCGACGTGGCCGAGGAACTTGACCGCCTCAGCACCCACGTCACCGAAGTGCGCCGGGTGCTCAAGGGTGGGGGCGCCGCCGGCCGGCGCCTGGACTTCCTGATGCAGGAACTCAACCGCGAAGCCAACACCCTCGGCTCCAAGGCCTTCGACCCACGCAGTACGCAAGCGGCGGTCAACCTGAAGGTATTGATCGAACAGATGCGTGAACAAGTACAGAACATCGAGTAA
- the gmk gene encoding Guanylate kinase (*Name gmk), whose translation MNHSSGTLYIVSAPSGAGKTSLVTALTKDDQQIRVSVSHTTRAMRPGEEHGVNYHFVVHEEFKALIQQGDFLEHAEVFGNFYGTSRSALQQTLDQGYDLILEIDWQGAQQVRKLMPQALSVFILPPSQEALRQRLDGRGQDSEEIIAGRMKEAVSEMVHYDEYDYVIINDDFDVALEDLKAVFRSNRLLLKKQQQRNSGLLKELLS comes from the coding sequence ATGAACCACAGCAGCGGCACCCTCTACATCGTTTCGGCCCCTTCGGGTGCCGGCAAGACCAGCCTGGTAACGGCCCTGACCAAGGACGACCAGCAAATCCGCGTCTCGGTCTCGCATACCACCCGCGCCATGCGCCCGGGCGAGGAGCACGGGGTGAACTACCACTTCGTGGTCCACGAGGAGTTCAAGGCGCTGATCCAGCAAGGCGACTTCCTGGAGCATGCCGAAGTGTTCGGCAACTTCTACGGCACCTCGCGCAGTGCGCTGCAGCAGACCCTGGACCAGGGCTATGACCTGATTCTGGAGATCGACTGGCAAGGCGCCCAGCAGGTGCGCAAGCTGATGCCGCAAGCATTGTCGGTGTTCATTCTGCCGCCAAGCCAGGAAGCGCTTCGTCAGCGCCTGGACGGCCGCGGGCAGGACAGCGAGGAGATCATCGCCGGGCGTATGAAAGAAGCGGTCAGCGAGATGGTGCACTACGACGAGTATGACTACGTGATCATCAATGATGATTTCGACGTGGCACTGGAAGACTTGAAGGCGGTGTTCCGCTCGAACCGGCTGCTGTTGAAGAAACAGCAACAGCGCAACAGCGGGCTGCTGAAAGAACTGCTCTCCTGA
- the puuD_4 gene encoding Gamma-glutamyl-gamma-aminobutyrate hydrolase PuuD (*Name puuD_4) gives MSANAVPLIGVSACRQQVGKNSSHTVGDKYVEAAGFAGLPLILPARDGGSDTQALLARLHGIVFTGSPSNIEPHHYNGAPSAAGTRHDLARDRLTLPLLQAAIAAGVPVFCICRGYQELNVALGGSLHQRVQELPGYLDHREPEDAPLEVQYGPRHPVGIEPGGLFERLGLAAQFEVNSLHSQGIDRLALGLRVEARAPDGLIEAVSMPAAPGFVLGVQWHPEWRFTENPVSLRLFQAFREACIAYAAREGARQEAF, from the coding sequence ATGAGCGCAAATGCGGTCCCCCTGATCGGTGTCAGCGCCTGCCGCCAGCAGGTGGGGAAGAACTCGTCGCATACGGTAGGCGACAAGTATGTCGAGGCGGCCGGCTTTGCCGGTTTACCGCTGATCTTGCCGGCCCGTGACGGGGGCAGCGACACGCAGGCACTGCTGGCCCGTCTGCACGGCATTGTTTTTACCGGCTCACCTTCAAATATTGAACCGCATCATTACAATGGCGCCCCCAGCGCGGCGGGTACCCGGCACGATCTGGCGCGCGATCGCCTGACCCTGCCGCTGCTGCAGGCGGCAATCGCCGCGGGCGTGCCGGTGTTCTGCATCTGCCGTGGCTATCAGGAACTGAATGTGGCGCTTGGCGGCAGCCTGCACCAGCGCGTGCAGGAATTGCCCGGTTACCTTGATCACCGCGAACCTGAGGACGCACCTTTGGAGGTGCAATACGGCCCTCGTCACCCTGTCGGCATTGAGCCAGGCGGGTTGTTCGAGCGCCTGGGCCTGGCGGCGCAGTTCGAGGTCAACTCGCTGCACAGCCAGGGCATCGACCGCCTGGCCCTGGGGCTGCGTGTCGAGGCACGGGCCCCGGACGGCCTTATCGAAGCGGTATCCATGCCTGCGGCGCCGGGCTTTGTGCTTGGCGTGCAGTGGCATCCGGAGTGGCGCTTTACTGAAAACCCGGTCTCGCTGCGCCTGTTTCAGGCGTTTCGCGAGGCCTGCATTGCCTACGCAGCACGGGAGGGCGCACGGCAGGAGGCATTCTGA
- the puuA_7 gene encoding Gamma-glutamylputrescine synthetase PuuA (*Name puuA_7) — MTSVTPCASSSSEMNDFLQAHPDTQYVDLLISDMNGVVRGKRIERASLHKVYEKGINLPASLFALDINGSTVESTGLGLDIGDADRICFPIPGTLSDEPWQKRPTAQLLMTMHEIEGAPFFADPREVLRQVVSKFDDLGLTICAAFELEFYLIDQDNLNGRPQPPRSPISGKRPQSTQVYLIDDLDEYADCLQDMLEAAKEQGLPADAIVKESAPAQFEVNLHHVADPLKACDYAILLKRLIKNVAYDHEMDTTFMAKPYPGQAGNGLHVHISLLDKKTGKNIFSSDDPLQSDTLRHAIGGVLETMPASMAFLCPNINSYRRFGAQFYVPNAPSQGLDNRTVAVRVPTDSSENVRLEHRVAGADANPYLMLASILAGVHHGLTNKVEPDAPIEGNSYEQLEQSLPNNLRDALRALDDSEVLNQYISPDYIDIFVACKESELAEFEVSISDLEYNWYLHTV; from the coding sequence ATGACGTCGGTAACCCCGTGCGCCAGTTCTTCCAGCGAGATGAATGACTTCCTCCAGGCCCATCCGGACACGCAGTACGTCGACCTGCTGATTTCCGACATGAATGGCGTGGTACGTGGCAAGCGCATCGAGCGGGCCAGCCTGCACAAGGTGTACGAGAAAGGCATCAATCTGCCGGCTTCGCTGTTTGCCCTGGACATCAACGGTTCCACGGTCGAGAGCACCGGGCTTGGCCTGGATATTGGCGATGCCGACCGCATCTGCTTCCCGATCCCCGGCACGCTGTCGGACGAGCCGTGGCAGAAACGCCCCACCGCCCAGCTGCTGATGACCATGCACGAGATCGAAGGCGCGCCATTTTTCGCCGACCCGCGCGAAGTGCTGCGTCAGGTGGTGAGCAAGTTCGACGACCTGGGCCTCACCATTTGCGCGGCGTTCGAGCTGGAGTTCTATCTGATCGATCAGGACAACCTCAATGGCCGCCCGCAGCCGCCGCGCTCGCCGATTTCCGGCAAACGCCCGCAGTCGACCCAGGTGTACCTGATCGATGACCTGGACGAATACGCCGACTGCCTGCAGGACATGCTTGAAGCGGCCAAGGAGCAGGGCCTGCCTGCCGATGCCATCGTCAAGGAAAGCGCCCCGGCACAGTTCGAAGTCAACCTGCACCACGTGGCCGACCCACTGAAAGCCTGCGACTACGCGATCCTGCTCAAGCGGCTGATCAAGAACGTTGCCTACGACCATGAAATGGACACCACCTTCATGGCCAAGCCCTACCCGGGCCAGGCAGGCAACGGCCTGCATGTGCATATCTCGTTGCTGGACAAGAAAACCGGCAAGAACATCTTCTCAAGCGATGACCCGCTGCAAAGCGACACGCTGCGCCATGCCATTGGCGGTGTGCTGGAGACCATGCCGGCGTCGATGGCCTTCCTGTGCCCGAACATCAACTCCTACCGCCGCTTCGGCGCGCAGTTCTACGTGCCCAATGCACCGAGCCAGGGCCTGGACAACCGCACCGTGGCCGTGCGCGTACCTACCGACAGCAGCGAAAACGTGCGCCTGGAACACCGCGTGGCCGGCGCCGACGCCAACCCGTACCTGATGCTCGCGTCAATCCTTGCCGGCGTGCATCACGGCCTGACCAACAAGGTCGAGCCGGATGCGCCGATCGAAGGCAACTCCTACGAGCAGCTGGAACAGAGCCTGCCGAACAACCTGCGTGATGCCCTGCGCGCGCTGGACGACAGCGAAGTCCTCAACCAATACATCAGCCCGGACTACATCGATATCTTCGTGGCCTGCAAGGAAAGCGAACTGGCCGAGTTCGAAGTGTCGATTTCCGACCTTGAGTACAACTGGTACCTGCACACGGTGTAA
- the rpoZ gene encoding DNA-directed RNA polymerase subunit omega (*Name rpoZ) produces the protein MARVTVEDCLEHVDNRFELVMLSTKRARQLATGGKEPRVAWENDKPTVVALREIAEGIVTNEFIAAEEIVTEDPVFAAFEDENNEAV, from the coding sequence ATGGCCCGCGTAACTGTTGAAGACTGCCTGGAACACGTGGATAACCGCTTCGAGCTGGTCATGCTCTCGACCAAGCGCGCTCGCCAGCTGGCGACCGGCGGCAAAGAGCCACGCGTCGCGTGGGAAAACGACAAGCCGACCGTTGTTGCCCTGCGTGAAATCGCCGAAGGCATCGTCACCAACGAGTTCATCGCCGCTGAAGAGATCGTCACCGAGGATCCGGTCTTCGCCGCCTTCGAGGACGAGAACAACGAGGCTGTCTGA
- the spoT gene encoding Bifunctional (p)ppGpp synthase/hydrolase SpoT (*Name spoT), with amino-acid sequence MPGIEALAERLSTYLGPEQVNLVRRAYFYAEQAHDGQRRRSGEPYVTHPLAVASILADMHMDHQSLMAAMLHDVIEDTGIAKEALSQQFGETVAELVDGVSKLTQMNFETKAEAQAENFQKMAMAMARDIRVILVKLADRLHNMRTLEVLSGEKRRRIAKETLEIYAPIANRLGMHTVRVEFEDLGFKAMHPMRSSLIHRAVKSARGNRKEIVAKIEHSLANCLAADGIEGEVSGRQKHLYGIYKKMRGKRRAFNEIMDVYAFRIIVDKVDTCYRVLGAVHNLYKPLPGRFKDYIAIPKANGYQSLHTTLFGMHGVPIEIQIRTREMEEMANNGIAAHWLYKSNDDEQPKGSHARARQWVKGILELQQRAGNSLEFIESVKIDLFPDEVYVFTPKGRIMELPKGSTAVDFAYAVHTDVGNSCIACRINRRLAPLSEPLQSGSTVEIVSAPGARPNPAWLNFVVTGKARTHIRHALKQQRRSESISLGERLLNKVLTGFDSSLEKIPQERIQAILAEYRLELIEDLLEDIGLGNRMAYVVARRLLSADGEQLPAPEGPLAIRGTEGLVLSYAKCCTPIPGDPIVGHLSAGKGMVVHLENCRNISEIRHNPEKCVQLSWAKDITGEFNVELRVELEHQRGLIALLASSVNAADGNIEKISMDERDGRISVVQLVVSVHDRVHLARVIKKLRTLTGVVRITRMRT; translated from the coding sequence ATGCCGGGTATAGAAGCCTTGGCCGAACGGCTGTCGACCTACCTTGGCCCCGAACAGGTCAACCTGGTACGGCGTGCCTATTTCTACGCCGAACAGGCCCACGATGGGCAGCGCCGCCGCAGTGGCGAGCCCTACGTGACCCACCCGCTGGCCGTGGCCAGCATCCTCGCCGACATGCACATGGACCATCAAAGCCTGATGGCGGCCATGCTGCACGATGTGATCGAAGATACCGGTATCGCCAAGGAAGCCCTCAGCCAGCAGTTTGGCGAGACTGTGGCCGAACTGGTCGACGGGGTCAGCAAGCTGACCCAGATGAACTTCGAGACCAAGGCCGAGGCGCAAGCCGAAAACTTTCAGAAAATGGCCATGGCCATGGCCCGCGACATTCGCGTGATCCTGGTCAAGCTGGCCGACCGCCTGCACAACATGCGCACCCTTGAAGTGCTGTCCGGCGAAAAGCGCCGGCGCATCGCCAAGGAAACCCTCGAAATCTACGCCCCCATCGCCAACCGCCTGGGGATGCACACCGTGCGCGTGGAGTTCGAAGACCTCGGCTTCAAGGCCATGCACCCGATGCGCTCGTCGCTGATTCACCGGGCGGTGAAAAGCGCACGCGGCAACCGCAAAGAGATCGTCGCCAAGATCGAGCACTCGCTGGCCAACTGCCTGGCTGCGGACGGTATCGAAGGTGAGGTCAGCGGCCGGCAGAAACACCTCTATGGCATCTACAAGAAGATGCGCGGCAAACGCCGTGCCTTCAACGAGATCATGGACGTGTATGCCTTCCGCATCATCGTCGACAAGGTCGACACCTGCTACCGCGTGCTTGGCGCCGTGCACAACCTGTACAAGCCACTGCCCGGCCGCTTCAAGGACTACATCGCGATCCCCAAGGCCAACGGCTACCAGTCGTTGCATACCACGTTGTTCGGCATGCACGGCGTGCCCATCGAAATCCAGATCCGCACCCGCGAGATGGAAGAGATGGCCAACAACGGCATTGCCGCGCACTGGCTGTACAAGTCCAACGACGACGAACAGCCCAAGGGCAGCCACGCCCGCGCGCGTCAGTGGGTCAAGGGTATCCTCGAACTGCAGCAACGCGCCGGCAACTCGCTGGAATTCATCGAGAGCGTGAAGATCGACCTGTTCCCGGACGAGGTCTACGTGTTCACGCCCAAAGGCCGCATCATGGAGCTGCCCAAAGGCTCCACGGCGGTGGACTTCGCCTACGCGGTACACACCGACGTCGGCAACAGCTGCATCGCCTGCCGCATCAACCGCCGCCTGGCGCCGCTGTCCGAACCGCTGCAAAGCGGCTCGACGGTGGAAATCGTCAGCGCCCCGGGCGCACGGCCGAACCCGGCCTGGCTCAACTTCGTGGTGACCGGCAAGGCGCGCACGCACATCCGCCACGCGCTCAAGCAACAGCGTCGCTCCGAGTCCATCAGCCTGGGCGAACGCCTGCTGAACAAGGTGCTCACCGGCTTCGACAGCAGCCTGGAGAAAATCCCCCAGGAGCGCATCCAGGCAATTCTTGCCGAGTACCGCCTGGAACTGATCGAAGACCTGCTCGAAGACATCGGCCTGGGCAACCGCATGGCCTACGTGGTCGCACGCCGCCTGCTGTCGGCCGACGGCGAGCAGCTGCCTGCACCGGAAGGCCCGCTGGCGATCCGTGGTACCGAAGGCCTGGTGCTGAGCTACGCCAAGTGCTGCACACCCATCCCTGGCGACCCGATCGTCGGCCACCTGTCGGCCGGCAAGGGCATGGTCGTGCACCTGGAGAATTGCCGCAACATCAGTGAAATCCGCCACAACCCGGAGAAGTGCGTACAGCTTTCCTGGGCCAAGGACATCACCGGTGAGTTCAATGTCGAACTGCGTGTCGAACTGGAGCACCAGCGCGGCCTTATCGCCCTGCTGGCCAGCAGCGTCAACGCGGCCGACGGCAACATCGAGAAGATCAGCATGGACGAACGCGACGGCCGTATCAGCGTGGTCCAACTGGTGGTCAGCGTGCACGACCGTGTGCACCTGGCGCGTGTGATCAAGAAGCTGCGTACCCTGACCGGTGTGGTCCGCATCACCCGCATGCGTACGTAG
- the yabJ_3 gene encoding 2-iminobutanoate/2-iminopropanoate deaminase (*Name yabJ_3) produces the protein MSKTVINSDKAPAAIGTYSQAIKAGNTVYMSGQIPLDPKTMELVEGFEAQTVQVFENLKSVAEAAGGSFKDIVKLNIFLTDLSHFAKVNEVMGRYFEQPYPARAAIGVAALPKGAQVEMDAILVIE, from the coding sequence ATGAGCAAGACCGTCATCAATAGCGACAAGGCCCCAGCCGCCATCGGCACCTACTCGCAGGCGATCAAGGCCGGCAACACGGTGTACATGTCGGGCCAGATCCCGCTGGACCCTAAGACCATGGAACTGGTCGAAGGCTTCGAAGCCCAGACCGTGCAGGTGTTCGAGAACCTCAAGTCCGTGGCTGAAGCCGCTGGCGGTTCGTTCAAGGACATCGTCAAGCTGAACATCTTCCTCACCGACCTGAGCCACTTCGCCAAGGTCAACGAGGTGATGGGCCGCTACTTCGAACAGCCCTACCCGGCCCGCGCCGCCATTGGCGTTGCCGCGCTGCCAAAAGGCGCCCAGGTCGAAATGGACGCCATCCTGGTCATCGAATGA
- the tolQ_5 gene encoding Tol-Pal system protein TolQ (*Name tolQ_5) gives MTRTQPSASPTPSRAWRAIAALTLSLVLAPVAMADEPTANAATPAAATAPAAPAAAPAADAQAPAAVDAAAATPADAPAAVDPSVEALVEDTSLGMAHDLSPWGMYKNADIVVKIVMIGLAIASIITWTIWIAKGFELMGAKRRLRGEIAKLKKSASLKEASDVSNKEGTLSHTLVHDALEEMRLSANAREKEGIKERVSFRLERLVHASGRTMSNGTGVLATIGSTAPFVGLFGTVWGIMNSFIGIAKTQTTNLAVVAPGIAEALLATALGLVAAIPAVVIYNVFARSIAGYKAQVSDASAQVLLLVSRDLDHQGSDRAAPHMVKVG, from the coding sequence ATGACACGTACTCAACCTTCCGCTTCGCCAACCCCGTCGCGCGCCTGGCGCGCCATCGCCGCGCTGACACTCAGCCTGGTGCTGGCCCCGGTGGCCATGGCCGATGAGCCAACTGCCAACGCCGCCACGCCTGCCGCCGCCACTGCCCCGGCCGCACCTGCTGCTGCCCCGGCTGCCGATGCACAGGCACCTGCTGCTGTCGACGCCGCTGCTGCCACCCCGGCAGATGCACCGGCCGCAGTAGACCCGAGTGTTGAAGCCCTGGTTGAAGACACCTCGCTGGGCATGGCACACGACCTGTCCCCATGGGGCATGTACAAGAACGCCGACATCGTGGTGAAGATCGTCATGATCGGCCTGGCCATTGCCTCCATCATCACCTGGACCATCTGGATCGCCAAAGGCTTCGAACTGATGGGCGCCAAGCGCCGCCTGCGTGGCGAAATCGCCAAACTGAAGAAATCCGCCAGCCTGAAAGAAGCCAGCGACGTTTCCAACAAGGAAGGCACCCTGTCCCACACCCTGGTCCACGACGCTCTCGAAGAGATGCGCCTGTCGGCCAACGCCCGCGAAAAAGAAGGCATCAAGGAGCGCGTCAGCTTCCGCCTGGAGCGCCTGGTTCACGCCAGCGGCCGCACCATGAGCAACGGCACCGGCGTACTCGCCACCATCGGCTCCACCGCGCCGTTCGTCGGCCTGTTCGGTACCGTATGGGGCATCATGAACAGCTTCATCGGCATCGCCAAGACCCAAACCACCAACCTGGCCGTGGTTGCTCCAGGTATCGCCGAAGCCCTGCTGGCCACCGCCTTGGGCCTGGTCGCTGCAATCCCGGCCGTGGTCATCTACAACGTCTTCGCCCGCTCCATCGCTGGCTACAAGGCTCAGGTGTCCGACGCCTCCGCCCAGGTACTGCTGCTGGTCAGCCGTGACCTGGACCACCAGGGCAGCGATCGCGCCGCCCCGCACATGGTGAAAGTGGGGTAA
- the exbD_4 gene encoding Biopolymer transport protein ExbD (*Name exbD_4), producing MGLHLNEGGDDLAENHEINVTPFIDVMLVLLIIFMVAAPLATVDIKVDLPASTAKPAPRPEKPVFVSVKADQKLYVGDDQVAAPDQLGPMLDAKTKGDKETTIFFQADKGVDYGDLMEVMNNMRAAGYLKVGLVGLETAAKK from the coding sequence ATGGGCCTGCATCTCAACGAAGGTGGCGACGACCTCGCCGAAAACCACGAAATCAACGTTACGCCGTTCATCGACGTGATGTTGGTGCTGCTGATCATCTTCATGGTCGCTGCCCCCCTGGCCACGGTGGACATCAAGGTCGACCTGCCGGCTTCGACCGCCAAACCGGCGCCGAGGCCCGAGAAACCGGTGTTCGTCAGCGTCAAGGCCGACCAGAAGCTGTACGTCGGCGACGATCAGGTTGCTGCGCCCGACCAGCTTGGCCCGATGCTCGACGCCAAGACCAAGGGTGACAAGGAAACCACCATCTTCTTCCAGGCTGACAAAGGCGTGGACTATGGCGACCTGATGGAAGTGATGAACAACATGCGCGCGGCCGGCTACCTCAAGGTCGGTCTGGTAGGTCTCGAGACGGCAGCCAAGAAATGA